In Isosphaera pallida ATCC 43644, the sequence CCGTGTGGCCAACAGCGCCAGGCCGACCGCCAGGAGGGCGTGGAACAAGGACGGCGGTCCCCCGCTCCAGACCGAGGAGGCCAAGGCCACCACCGCCGTCTGGATGACGACCAGCGCGCCGATCGCCAGGGATTCGTCGTTGGCCAGCGGATCATCCTTCAGCGCTTGGAAAACCAGGCGCGCCACTCCCAAGAGGGCGAGAGGGAGAGTGACTGGGGCCACCAGGATGAGGCGGTCGGGGAGCCAACCAGGGGAAACGCCGAGATGACGGGGTGAGTGGGGCAAAACGAGTTGGGCGTCCAGCCATTCCATGCCATAACGCCAGGCCATCCAGCCAGTCCAGGGACCAGCCAGAGCCAGGGCGACCCCTAAGGTGATCAGGGTGAGCGGCAAACCGGGCACGACCCGATCCAAACGCCACATGTTGGCCGGTCGTTCGTCCGGGGGCGCTTCGGTTCGCAAGTAGAGATGATGCAGCCAGATTATCGGCAGCACCAACAGAGCGCTCCAGCCCACGCTCAGCAAGCCCAACCCCAACGCCGTCCCGCCGAGGACCGCCCAACGCTCCCGACGTCCCGGAGTCCCCTGTAGAAACTTGACATGACAGATCAACACCGACAGGATCAAAGCCACGCCGAGAGTCACCGGGCCGGCTCTCTGCATCGATCCCAGCAAAGCAGGGCTGAACGCGACTAACAACGCCGCAACCAAACCGAATGGCGGCCCGCCTTGCATCATCCCGAGGCTCCCGGTCAGCAACACCACCACCGCCCCGGCAACCACGCTGGGCAAGACCGACAACACCGGATCGCGTCGCGGCGACACCCCAAAGCAAATCCCCTCCAACCAAGCGTAGAGCGGCGGCTGCATGGCCACCCGACGGTAGCTTGACGCTTCTGCCGCGGTCCAAAACGAGCCGACTTCGAACGCTGTGGACTCGGATCCTTCCCGAGCCTCCCTCAACGTGTTCTCGGCGCGTGCCCCTCTAGGGGACCCCTCGATCGGCACGGTTTGGTCCCAGATCCAACCCTCGGCCACTCGAAGACCACGCACTCCCCACCAAGGACCAGGCGGCGTCAAATCCCAACGGGTCAACCCGTATAGTCCCGGCAGAACCCCAAGGAGAATCATCAACGGGAACGCAGTGGATTCGCGTAAAACCGCGATCCAACCCGGGCGAGCCGACCCCAAAGGCCGCCGTACTTCCCGTCGCGCTTCGTTCATAGTCGTTCTACTCGCGGGATTCCTGTTCGCCCCCAGCGCGCTATCGAAAAGGGATCCTAACAGGTTGTTCCCATCGCGGGGAGGCCGATCTGAGCGAATGTCACCGCGATCATGCCTTGACGGCGTGTTGGATCTGCGACTCCTGCGGGGTCACGTCTCGCCACCCAGCCCGCGTTCGAGACCGAGATTCATTTCATTCCCCACGCCAGATGACAGCGGGCGCGTCGCTGCGCAGCACCAAGATCTTACCGTCCCCCATCCGACCGGTCCGGCTGTGGGTCACAATCGTGCGAATGGTTTCCTCCAACGTCGAGGCGTCGGGCAACGCAATAGTGATCTCCACCTTGGGGAGAAACGCATCCGCGTATTCACTTCCCAAGTATAATCCTAGTCGCTCCTTCTGACGCCCGAATCCCTTGACCTCGCGCACCGTAATCGACAACGCCGATGAGTCCTCCAGGGCGCGGAGGACCATCGGCGCTCGAAACGGTTTCACCAAGGCGATCACCAGGATCATGGAGTGGCGATTCCAGCGGGATCGACGGAATCGGATCGGGCGAGGCATCCCAAACACGCTTGGCGGGCGGGTCGATTGGGGAACCCTCGCCCCTGATGACATAGGACAGCTTCCGGCCAGCCGATCACGACCAGCCGATCACGAAGCATGAGCAACGGCGTGCGGGTCGGGGGCTGGAACGAACTCGACCATCGCGCCTGCGCCGGCTTCCTCCGCTTGACGCTCGGTCACCAGTTCCTGACGATAAACCCCCACTTCCCGAGGGGCGTCGATCGCCAGTCGGACTTGGTTGCGGTCGATCTTCACAATCTTCACCACGATGCGGCCATCAATCACGATCGACTCGTCGAGTTTGCGGCTTAGAACCAGCATGGCGCGTCCTCC encodes:
- a CDS encoding glycosyltransferase family 39 protein, which gives rise to MNEARREVRRPLGSARPGWIAVLRESTAFPLMILLGVLPGLYGLTRWDLTPPGPWWGVRGLRVAEGWIWDQTVPIEGSPRGARAENTLREAREGSESTAFEVGSFWTAAEASSYRRVAMQPPLYAWLEGICFGVSPRRDPVLSVLPSVVAGAVVVLLTGSLGMMQGGPPFGLVAALLVAFSPALLGSMQRAGPVTLGVALILSVLICHVKFLQGTPGRRERWAVLGGTALGLGLLSVGWSALLVLPIIWLHHLYLRTEAPPDERPANMWRLDRVVPGLPLTLITLGVALALAGPWTGWMAWRYGMEWLDAQLVLPHSPRHLGVSPGWLPDRLILVAPVTLPLALLGVARLVFQALKDDPLANDESLAIGALVVIQTAVVALASSVWSGGPPSLFHALLAVGLALLATRALIDLFQRQTNVRHLIWLGPATTATVLWWAWPELRRESILLTNAESINPATLLRLHLVLDIILLLALVVGGLHRWARRRHDRQQRVLVVVTCLILLMVVVTGVRELRFQNQETRDLLDLYRVLIKRHAERPFEAVYVVNPTYSTPSPTPSLDHSDRSVEPIRFTAPAGGRLRFILSCALPDLPARWLESVDQLPPPVPNNSKASPSVNATSLVVSRQPPSPPAPVNRLVILHGVRTQLPYSLQSELKLQSIHPGSTGVLDALATRTDDEAATSAGSPTEARFRP
- a CDS encoding P-II family nitrogen regulator — its product is MILVIALVKPFRAPMVLRALEDSSALSITVREVKGFGRQKERLGLYLGSEYADAFLPKVEITIALPDASTLEETIRTIVTHSRTGRMGDGKILVLRSDAPAVIWRGE
- a CDS encoding carbon storage regulator: MLVLSRKLDESIVIDGRIVVKIVKIDRNQVRLAIDAPREVGVYRQELVTERQAEEAGAGAMVEFVPAPDPHAVAHAS